One Numenius arquata chromosome 9, bNumArq3.hap1.1, whole genome shotgun sequence DNA window includes the following coding sequences:
- the PRKCI gene encoding protein kinase C iota type isoform X1: MPTQRDSSGNSTMSAPGGGGGGLGGDSAHQVRVKAYYKGDIMITYFEPSISFEGLCNEVRDMCSFDNEQLFTMKWIDEEGDPCTVSSQLELEEAFRLYELNKDSELLIHVFPCVPERPGMPCPGEDKSIYRRGARRWRKLYCANGHTFQAKRFNRRAHCAICTDRIWGLGRQGYKCINCKLLVHKKCHKLVSIECGRHTLQPEPIMPMDPSSVHPDNVESVIPYNPSSHESLDHVGEEKEAMSIRESGKASSSLGLQDFDLLRVIGRGSYAKVLLVRLKKTERIYAMKVVKKELVNDDEDIDWVQTEKHVFEQASNHPFLVGLHSCFQTESRLFFVIEYVNGGDLMFHMQRQRKLPEEHARFYSAEISLALNYLHERGIIYRDLKLDNVLLDSEGHIKLTDYGMCKEGLRPGDTTSTFCGTPNYIAPEILRGEDYGFSVDWWALGVLMFEMMAGRSPFDIVGSSDNPDQNTEDYLFQVILEKQIRIPRSLSVKAAGVLKSFLNKDPKERLGCHPQTGFADIQGHPFFRNVDWDLMEQKQVVPPFKPNISGEFGLDNFDSQFTNEPVQLTPDDDDIVKKIDQSEFEGFEYINPLLMSAEECV; encoded by the exons ATGCCGACGCAGCGGGACAGCAGCGGCAACAGCACCATGTCGGCTCCGGGCGGCGGAGGGGGCGGCCTCGGCGGAGACAGCGCCCACCAGGTCCGGGTGAAAGCCTACTACAAGGG ggACATCATGATAACCTATTTTGAACCTTCCATCTCATTTGAGGGACTGTGCAATGAAGTTCGAGACATGTGCTCTTTTGACAACGAACAGCTTTTCACCATGAAATGGATTGATGAAGAAG gagATCCATGTACCGTTTCTTCTCAGCTGGAGTTAGAAGAGGCCTTTCGGTTGTATGAACTAAACAAGGATTCAGAGCTTTTAATTCACG TATTTCCTTGTGTACCAGAACGGCCTGGCATGCCTTGTCCAGGAGAAGACA AATCCATTTATCGCCGAGGCGCCCGCCGGTGGCGAAAGCTCTATTGTGCAAATGGTCACACTTTCCAAGCCAAACGATTTAACAGG AGAGCTCACTGTGCCATCTGCACTGACCGAATATGGGGCCTGGGTCGCCAGGGGTATAAATGCATCAATTGCAAACTCCTTGTTCACAAGAAGTGTCACAAACTTGTCAGTATTGAATGTGGCCGTCACACACTACAACCA GAACCAATAATGCCTATGGATCCATCATCAGTGCATCCAGATAATGTAGAATCAG TGATTCCGTACAATCCCTCAAGTCATGAAAGCTTGGACCATGTTGGTGAAGAAAAAGAG GCAATGAGCATCAGAGAAAGTGGCAAAGCTTCTTCCAGTCTGGGTCTTCAGGATTTTGATTTGCTGCGGGTTATAGGAAGAGGCAGTTACGCTAAAGTCCTGCTTGTTCGATTGAAGAAAACGGAGCGCATTTATGCGATGAAAGTGGTGAAGAAAGAGCTCGTCAATGATGATGAG gATATTGATTGGGTTCAGACAGAGAAACACGTCTTTGAACAGGCTTCAAATCATCCGTTTCTTGTCGGACTACACTCTTGCTTCCAGACAGAAAGCAG GTTATTCTTCGTTATAGAGTATGTAAATGGGGGAGATCTAATGTTTCACATGCAGAGACAGAGAAAGCTGCCAGAGGAACATGCCAG GTTTTATTCTGCTGAAATCAGTCTAGCGTTGAACTATTTACATGAACGGGGGATAATCTACAGAGATTTAAAACTGGATAATGTGCTACTAGATTCTGAAGGGCATATTAAACTCACAGATTATGGCATGTGCAAG GAGGGTCTGAGGCCTGGTGACACAACCAGCACCTTCTGTGGGACTCCAAACTACATTGCACCTGAAATTCTTCGGGGAGAGGATTATG GCTTCAGCGTAGACTGGTGGGCGCTTGGTGTGCTGATGTTTGAAATGATGGCGGGCCGGTCACCATTTGATATCGTTGGGAGTTCCGACAACCCCGATCAGAACACGGAAGATTATCTTTTCCAAG tgaTTTTGGAAAAACAGATCCGAATTCCCCGATCCCTTTCTGTTAAAGCAGCAGGTGTTCTAAAGAGTTTCCTCAATAAG GATCCAAAGGAACGTTTAGGCTGCCACCCTCAAACGGGATTTGCAGACATCCAGGGACATCCATTCTTTCGCAATGTCGATTGGGATCTG ATGGAGCAAAAGCAAGTGGTGCCTCCGTTTAAACCAAATATATCTGGAGAATTTGGTCTGGATAACTTTGATTCCCAGTTCACCAATGAACCTGTGCAGCTCACTCCGGATGACGA TGATATTGTGAAGAAGAT
- the PRKCI gene encoding protein kinase C iota type isoform X2: MPMDPSSVHPDNVESVIPYNPSSHESLDHVGEEKEAMSIRESGKASSSLGLQDFDLLRVIGRGSYAKVLLVRLKKTERIYAMKVVKKELVNDDEDIDWVQTEKHVFEQASNHPFLVGLHSCFQTESRLFFVIEYVNGGDLMFHMQRQRKLPEEHARFYSAEISLALNYLHERGIIYRDLKLDNVLLDSEGHIKLTDYGMCKEGLRPGDTTSTFCGTPNYIAPEILRGEDYGFSVDWWALGVLMFEMMAGRSPFDIVGSSDNPDQNTEDYLFQVILEKQIRIPRSLSVKAAGVLKSFLNKDPKERLGCHPQTGFADIQGHPFFRNVDWDLMEQKQVVPPFKPNISGEFGLDNFDSQFTNEPVQLTPDDDDIVKKIDQSEFEGFEYINPLLMSAEECV; the protein is encoded by the exons ATGCCTATGGATCCATCATCAGTGCATCCAGATAATGTAGAATCAG TGATTCCGTACAATCCCTCAAGTCATGAAAGCTTGGACCATGTTGGTGAAGAAAAAGAG GCAATGAGCATCAGAGAAAGTGGCAAAGCTTCTTCCAGTCTGGGTCTTCAGGATTTTGATTTGCTGCGGGTTATAGGAAGAGGCAGTTACGCTAAAGTCCTGCTTGTTCGATTGAAGAAAACGGAGCGCATTTATGCGATGAAAGTGGTGAAGAAAGAGCTCGTCAATGATGATGAG gATATTGATTGGGTTCAGACAGAGAAACACGTCTTTGAACAGGCTTCAAATCATCCGTTTCTTGTCGGACTACACTCTTGCTTCCAGACAGAAAGCAG GTTATTCTTCGTTATAGAGTATGTAAATGGGGGAGATCTAATGTTTCACATGCAGAGACAGAGAAAGCTGCCAGAGGAACATGCCAG GTTTTATTCTGCTGAAATCAGTCTAGCGTTGAACTATTTACATGAACGGGGGATAATCTACAGAGATTTAAAACTGGATAATGTGCTACTAGATTCTGAAGGGCATATTAAACTCACAGATTATGGCATGTGCAAG GAGGGTCTGAGGCCTGGTGACACAACCAGCACCTTCTGTGGGACTCCAAACTACATTGCACCTGAAATTCTTCGGGGAGAGGATTATG GCTTCAGCGTAGACTGGTGGGCGCTTGGTGTGCTGATGTTTGAAATGATGGCGGGCCGGTCACCATTTGATATCGTTGGGAGTTCCGACAACCCCGATCAGAACACGGAAGATTATCTTTTCCAAG tgaTTTTGGAAAAACAGATCCGAATTCCCCGATCCCTTTCTGTTAAAGCAGCAGGTGTTCTAAAGAGTTTCCTCAATAAG GATCCAAAGGAACGTTTAGGCTGCCACCCTCAAACGGGATTTGCAGACATCCAGGGACATCCATTCTTTCGCAATGTCGATTGGGATCTG ATGGAGCAAAAGCAAGTGGTGCCTCCGTTTAAACCAAATATATCTGGAGAATTTGGTCTGGATAACTTTGATTCCCAGTTCACCAATGAACCTGTGCAGCTCACTCCGGATGACGA TGATATTGTGAAGAAGAT